A DNA window from Micromonospora sp. NBC_01739 contains the following coding sequences:
- a CDS encoding thiamine pyrophosphate-requiring protein: MSAGHVGTLVPADPWPLPRNATVADHIVQRLACWGVRRYFGYPGDGINGMTSALQRTGQQTQFVQVRHEETAGFAASAHVKYGGGPIGAVLVTSGPGAIHALNGLYDAKLDHQPVVALVGHTASTAEGGGYYQEVDLLALYKDVAAAFLAQLDHPSQVRHLVDRACRTALARRTVAALVLPLDVQDLAAVPDPPHAHGFYHTSSVPSTGPTVPPEADIRHAAEVLRGGERVAMLVGQGAIGAETEVREIAHRLGAGVATALLGFTVVDHREPWVTGAIGLLGTRPSWQLMNECDRLLIVGSNMPYSEFYPPPGQARGVQIDHDGTQLGLRYPTEVNLTGDAAPTLRALLRELGPGPGPTRWRQTIAGATAAWRQSQRKLAEQNADPVNPQRWFASLSERLPEDVLLAVDCGTTTAWYARHVKVRPGMLASLSGTLLSMGGAMPYALAAKFAHPDRPLVALIGDGAMQMNGVNELITVAKYWRGWADPRFVVLVLNNRDLAFVSWEQRSSEGTPMFPDSQQLPDIAYHRWAEVLGLRGDLVDHPDQVNDAWDRALQADRPTVINALVDPAELMMPPHFTADQVRKTAAAMLRGDTDWAGIVRRGLPTMVTTYRPRRA; this comes from the coding sequence GTGAGCGCAGGACATGTCGGCACTCTGGTGCCAGCCGACCCGTGGCCCCTGCCCCGCAACGCCACCGTGGCGGACCACATCGTGCAGCGACTGGCCTGCTGGGGGGTACGCCGGTACTTCGGCTACCCCGGCGACGGCATCAACGGCATGACCTCCGCCCTGCAACGCACCGGCCAGCAGACCCAGTTCGTCCAGGTACGCCACGAGGAGACCGCCGGCTTCGCCGCCTCGGCCCACGTCAAGTACGGCGGCGGGCCGATCGGGGCCGTACTGGTCACCAGCGGGCCGGGGGCCATCCACGCCCTCAACGGCCTGTACGACGCCAAGCTGGACCACCAGCCGGTGGTGGCCCTGGTCGGGCACACCGCCTCGACCGCCGAGGGAGGAGGCTACTACCAGGAGGTGGACCTGCTGGCCCTCTACAAGGACGTCGCGGCGGCCTTCCTGGCCCAACTGGACCATCCCTCCCAGGTACGGCACCTGGTGGACCGGGCCTGCCGCACGGCCCTGGCCCGGCGTACGGTCGCCGCGTTGGTGCTCCCCCTGGACGTGCAGGACCTGGCCGCCGTCCCGGATCCACCGCACGCCCACGGCTTCTACCACACCAGCAGCGTGCCCAGCACCGGCCCGACCGTGCCGCCGGAGGCCGACATCCGGCACGCCGCCGAGGTGCTGCGCGGTGGCGAGCGGGTGGCCATGCTGGTCGGCCAAGGGGCGATCGGCGCCGAGACCGAGGTACGCGAGATCGCCCACCGCCTCGGCGCCGGGGTGGCCACCGCCCTGCTCGGGTTCACCGTGGTGGACCACCGGGAGCCCTGGGTGACCGGGGCGATCGGTCTGCTCGGCACCCGCCCTAGCTGGCAGCTGATGAACGAGTGCGACCGGCTGCTGATCGTCGGCAGCAACATGCCGTACTCGGAGTTCTATCCCCCACCCGGTCAGGCCCGGGGGGTGCAGATCGACCACGACGGCACCCAACTGGGCCTGCGGTACCCGACCGAGGTGAACCTGACCGGGGACGCCGCACCCACCCTGCGGGCCCTGCTGCGCGAACTGGGCCCCGGCCCCGGGCCGACCCGCTGGCGACAGACCATCGCCGGGGCCACCGCCGCCTGGCGGCAGTCCCAGCGGAAACTCGCCGAGCAGAACGCCGACCCGGTCAACCCGCAACGGTGGTTCGCCAGCCTCAGCGAACGGCTGCCCGAGGACGTGCTACTCGCCGTGGACTGCGGCACCACCACCGCCTGGTACGCCCGACACGTCAAGGTCCGCCCCGGGATGCTGGCCAGCCTCTCCGGCACCCTGCTGTCCATGGGCGGAGCCATGCCGTACGCCCTGGCCGCGAAGTTCGCCCACCCGGACCGGCCGCTGGTGGCCCTGATCGGGGACGGGGCGATGCAGATGAACGGGGTCAACGAACTGATCACGGTGGCGAAGTACTGGCGGGGCTGGGCCGACCCCCGGTTCGTGGTGCTGGTGCTCAACAACCGGGATCTGGCCTTCGTCAGCTGGGAACAGCGCTCCAGCGAGGGCACCCCGATGTTCCCGGACAGCCAGCAGCTACCCGACATCGCGTACCACCGCTGGGCCGAGGTGCTCGGGCTCCGCGGCGACCTGGTCGACCACCCGGATCAGGTGAACGACGCCTGGGACCGAGCCCTGCAGGCGGACCGCCCCACCGTCATCAACGCCCTGGTCGACCCGGCCGAGCTGATGATGCCCCCGCACTTCACCGCCGACCAGGTCCGCAAGACCGCCGCCGCCATGCTGCGCGGCGACACCGACTGGGCCGGCATCGTCCGCCGCGGCCTCCCCACCATGGTCACCACCTACCGCCCCCGCCGAGCATGA
- a CDS encoding ArsR/SmtB family transcription factor has translation MISLRLTAADLTRIRFGSRPHPVGNTILASQALRDPVVAARMPEMAARAQAASASTAALRHLLPARGLLPDFLTPVQGIESVAAGIETIRATPRRQITAELTETYAKLPPSLWRRRFVSADPEMLDLLMTAVDHYFDAVLAPAWSHLTAAHRAHVDLRARTYARSGVDGLLNELHPAIRWRPPILEIDSWWSAELTGNGEGILLIPGPLAGLRPRVLVRTGQPVLLVYPVIAPPEPPPTRTDPLAQLLGGTRAAVLRRLAEPGRHTTTAVGRHLGISVSSASEHAAALRAAGLITSERLGGAKVHRLTPLGIHLLAGDSRPPGG, from the coding sequence GTGATCTCCCTGCGGCTCACTGCGGCGGACCTGACCCGGATCCGGTTCGGTAGCCGTCCACATCCGGTCGGCAACACGATCCTGGCCAGCCAGGCCCTGCGGGATCCGGTGGTGGCCGCGCGGATGCCGGAGATGGCCGCCCGTGCCCAGGCCGCCTCGGCGAGCACCGCCGCCCTGCGCCACCTGCTGCCGGCCCGGGGCCTGCTGCCCGACTTCCTCACCCCGGTGCAGGGGATCGAGTCGGTGGCCGCCGGCATCGAGACCATCCGGGCCACCCCGCGTCGCCAGATCACCGCAGAGCTCACCGAGACGTACGCCAAACTGCCGCCCAGCCTGTGGCGGCGGCGGTTCGTGTCGGCCGACCCGGAGATGCTGGATCTGCTGATGACGGCGGTGGACCACTACTTCGACGCCGTGCTCGCCCCGGCCTGGTCGCACCTGACCGCGGCCCACCGGGCGCATGTCGACCTGCGGGCCCGCACCTACGCCCGATCCGGAGTGGACGGCCTGCTCAACGAACTGCACCCGGCGATCCGGTGGCGTCCGCCGATCCTGGAGATCGACAGTTGGTGGAGCGCGGAGCTGACCGGAAACGGTGAGGGCATCCTGCTCATCCCCGGTCCACTGGCCGGTCTGCGCCCCCGGGTGCTGGTCCGAACCGGACAGCCGGTGCTGCTGGTGTACCCGGTCATCGCCCCGCCCGAACCCCCACCGACCAGGACGGACCCCCTGGCCCAACTGCTCGGCGGCACCCGGGCGGCCGTGCTGCGCCGACTGGCCGAACCCGGCCGGCACACCACCACGGCGGTGGGTCGACACCTCGGCATCAGCGTCTCCTCGGCCTCCGAACACGCCGCCGCGCTGCGGGCCGCCGGGCTGATCACCAGCGAACGTCTCGGCGGCGCCAAGGTGCACCGGCTGACCCCCCTCGGCATCCACCTGCTAGCCGGTGACAGCCGTCCGCCGGGCGGGTAG
- a CDS encoding RNA polymerase sigma-70 factor has product MSLSAQDVELFEGARGRLEAVAYRLLGSAGDAEDMVQETFLRWQAADRARIEQPVAWLTKVLTNLCLNQLTSARARRESYVGMWLPEPLLAGDRMLGPVDTVEQRESVSLAVLTLMERLSANERAVYVLRAAFGYPHAEIAEILDLTEANCQQLYRRAKQHLAAGRHRVQVDQTAARNIVAEFLAAANSGQTTRLVELLTEDAVSVGDGGGKVPARSTPVVGALAVARLLRGLFQAVDLRRKVLGGSATMYAEIVNGEPAVVVVVGDRIVGVLALEVTPEGVAAVRAQANPDKLARITRLWSASPPAEPVLDRW; this is encoded by the coding sequence ATGTCGCTCAGCGCGCAGGACGTGGAACTGTTCGAGGGGGCCAGGGGTCGGCTGGAGGCGGTGGCCTACCGCCTGCTCGGCTCGGCCGGGGACGCCGAGGACATGGTCCAGGAGACCTTCCTGCGCTGGCAGGCCGCCGACCGCGCCCGGATCGAGCAGCCCGTGGCGTGGCTGACCAAGGTGCTCACCAACCTGTGCCTCAACCAGCTCACCTCGGCCCGGGCCCGGCGGGAGAGCTACGTGGGCATGTGGCTGCCGGAGCCCCTGCTGGCCGGGGACCGGATGCTCGGCCCGGTGGACACCGTGGAGCAGCGGGAATCGGTGTCCCTGGCGGTGCTGACCCTGATGGAGCGGCTGTCGGCCAATGAACGCGCCGTGTACGTGCTGCGGGCCGCCTTCGGCTACCCGCACGCGGAGATCGCCGAGATCCTCGACCTCACCGAGGCCAACTGTCAGCAGCTCTACCGGCGGGCCAAGCAGCACCTGGCCGCCGGTCGCCACCGCGTCCAGGTCGACCAGACCGCCGCCCGCAACATCGTGGCGGAGTTCCTGGCTGCCGCGAACAGTGGTCAGACCACACGGCTGGTCGAGTTGCTGACCGAGGACGCGGTGAGCGTCGGTGACGGTGGTGGGAAGGTCCCCGCCCGGTCCACCCCGGTCGTCGGTGCGCTGGCGGTGGCCAGGTTGCTGCGCGGACTCTTCCAGGCCGTCGACCTGCGGCGGAAGGTGCTCGGGGGATCCGCCACCATGTACGCCGAGATCGTCAACGGCGAACCGGCCGTGGTGGTCGTCGTCGGCGACCGGATCGTCGGGGTACTGGCGCTGGAGGTGACCCCCGAGGGGGTGGCGGCCGTGCGCGCCCAGGCCAACCCCGACAAGCTGGCCCGCATCACCCGGCTCTGGTCGGCCAGCCCCCCGGCCGAACCCGTCCTGGACCGGTGGTGA
- a CDS encoding NAD(P)/FAD-dependent oxidoreductase: MTHRIVVLGAGYAGAIAAGRLARRLHPDQTEITVVNAAADFVERVRLHQLAVGADLAVRPLRDLYTGTGVRVRLARVTGVDVDRRIVTLAEADTSSEIGYDTLVYALGSTAAEHPGGADHAYDVAGAQSAQRLRERLAALEAGGRVLVVGGGLTGLEAATEIAEARPDLHVALATRGGLGDWLDEGARRHLRKVCDRLGITVHEHTDITEVRATGAVTGTEGLIPAQVTVWCAGFAVPSLVAGMAVRTAPTGQILVDATMRSVSHPEVYAIGDAACAEGPGGRPLRMSCASGVPMAWQAADAIAARLTGRPVPRMSIRYYNQCISLGRRDGITQWVTADDRARGVHFRGWWAARYKELVCRGAAWGVSHPTLMLPTRRRRLSPAIEPRHARPPALEAKEI; the protein is encoded by the coding sequence ATGACCCATCGCATCGTCGTCCTCGGTGCCGGTTACGCCGGGGCGATCGCCGCAGGTCGCCTGGCCCGGCGACTGCACCCCGACCAGACCGAGATCACCGTCGTCAACGCCGCCGCCGACTTCGTCGAGCGGGTCCGCCTGCACCAACTCGCCGTCGGGGCGGATCTAGCCGTCCGTCCGCTGCGGGACCTCTACACCGGCACCGGGGTACGGGTCCGACTGGCCCGGGTCACCGGGGTCGATGTCGACCGCAGGATCGTCACCCTAGCCGAGGCCGACACCTCGTCCGAGATCGGCTACGACACCCTCGTCTACGCCCTGGGCAGCACCGCCGCCGAGCACCCCGGCGGCGCCGACCACGCCTACGACGTGGCCGGCGCCCAGTCCGCGCAGCGGCTGCGTGAACGCCTGGCCGCCCTGGAGGCGGGCGGCCGGGTACTGGTCGTCGGTGGGGGCCTCACCGGCCTGGAAGCGGCCACCGAGATCGCCGAGGCCCGACCTGACCTGCACGTCGCGCTCGCCACCCGGGGCGGCCTGGGTGACTGGCTGGACGAGGGGGCCCGCCGCCACCTGCGGAAGGTGTGCGACCGGCTGGGCATCACCGTCCACGAGCACACCGACATCACCGAGGTCCGGGCCACCGGCGCGGTCACCGGCACCGAGGGGCTCATCCCGGCCCAGGTGACCGTCTGGTGCGCCGGCTTCGCCGTACCCTCTCTGGTCGCCGGCATGGCCGTGCGGACCGCACCCACCGGGCAGATCCTCGTGGACGCCACCATGCGCTCGGTGTCGCACCCCGAGGTGTACGCCATCGGCGACGCCGCCTGCGCCGAGGGGCCGGGCGGCAGGCCGCTGCGGATGTCCTGCGCCTCCGGAGTCCCGATGGCCTGGCAGGCGGCGGACGCCATCGCGGCCCGGTTGACCGGTCGGCCGGTGCCCAGGATGTCGATCCGCTACTACAACCAGTGCATCAGCCTCGGCCGACGGGACGGCATCACCCAGTGGGTGACCGCCGACGACCGGGCCAGGGGGGTGCACTTCCGGGGCTGGTGGGCCGCCCGCTACAAGGAACTCGTCTGTCGGGGCGCGGCCTGGGGGGTGTCCCACCCGACGCTCATGCTGCCGACCCGTCGCCGTCGCCTCAGCCCGGCCATCGAACCCCGCCACGCCCGTCCACCGGCCCTCGAGGCCAAGGAAATTTGA
- a CDS encoding dihydrofolate reductase family protein translates to MGPLRYSINLTVDGCSDHLAVEPDEELHRHHMENLTRADALLFGRVIYEMMEQAWRPSAAAVSRPEWTEPFARTIDAAKKYVVSSTLERVDWNAELVRGDLRTAVEQIKERCPGGVFVSGVQLPTTLAELGLIDEYEFVVHPRIAGRGPRLFEGLAKHVDLKLVGRSELASGAAVIRYAPA, encoded by the coding sequence ATGGGACCTCTGCGATACTCCATCAATCTCACGGTGGACGGATGCAGCGATCACCTGGCGGTGGAACCCGACGAGGAACTGCACCGCCACCACATGGAGAACCTCACCCGGGCCGATGCCCTGCTGTTCGGTCGGGTGATCTACGAGATGATGGAGCAGGCGTGGCGGCCGTCCGCTGCGGCGGTGTCCAGGCCGGAGTGGACGGAACCCTTCGCACGGACCATCGACGCGGCGAAGAAGTACGTCGTGTCGAGCACCCTGGAGCGGGTCGACTGGAACGCCGAGCTGGTGCGGGGAGATCTGCGTACCGCCGTAGAGCAGATCAAGGAGCGGTGCCCCGGCGGGGTGTTCGTCTCCGGGGTGCAGCTTCCGACGACCCTGGCCGAGCTGGGGCTGATCGACGAGTACGAGTTCGTGGTGCATCCCCGGATCGCGGGTCGCGGGCCGCGACTGTTCGAGGGGCTGGCGAAACATGTCGACCTGAAGCTGGTCGGCCGGTCCGAGTTGGCCTCCGGAGCGGCGGTGATACGGTACGCCCCGGCCTAG
- a CDS encoding DUF397 domain-containing protein, whose protein sequence is MDLSDARWRKATRSNSSGGDCVEVADNLVGVVAVRDSKDPAGPVLAFDPTAWRSFLELAKRH, encoded by the coding sequence ATGGACCTCAGTGACGCCCGTTGGCGGAAGGCCACCCGCAGCAATTCCTCCGGCGGAGACTGTGTCGAGGTGGCTGACAATCTGGTGGGCGTGGTTGCCGTACGCGACAGCAAGGACCCGGCCGGGCCGGTGCTCGCCTTCGACCCCACCGCCTGGCGGTCCTTCCTCGAACTGGCCAAACGGCACTGA
- a CDS encoding helix-turn-helix domain-containing protein — translation MEGEQSVDLIRVQLRKQRALAGMNQEEFGKRTNYSASTVSAVETGTRPVDLPYARRADEILETGGLFESLLRTAQQDSQPAWFMPWLKAERAAKQLRYFNPTLIPGLFQTENYARAVLRFDDTCPEQEIEQQVAARLERQEILRRERPPQVFAVIDEAALRRTNAIMAEQLAHLLRMTELPHVHIHIIPARTGLHVGLDGPLLLAMLPDGTWIGHLDSQLGGEAADTDEKVLKLLGKWEGVRTVALPEDLSIDLIKEVESQHGPQ, via the coding sequence GTGGAAGGTGAACAGAGCGTGGATCTGATCCGGGTCCAGCTACGCAAGCAGCGGGCCCTGGCCGGCATGAACCAGGAGGAGTTCGGCAAACGCACGAACTACTCCGCCTCCACAGTGTCCGCCGTGGAGACCGGCACCCGCCCGGTGGACCTGCCCTACGCCCGCCGCGCGGACGAGATCCTGGAAACCGGCGGTCTCTTCGAGTCTCTGCTGCGTACCGCCCAGCAGGACAGCCAACCCGCCTGGTTCATGCCCTGGCTGAAAGCCGAACGCGCCGCCAAACAACTGCGCTACTTCAATCCGACCCTGATTCCGGGTCTCTTTCAGACCGAGAACTACGCGCGGGCGGTGCTGCGGTTTGACGACACCTGCCCCGAGCAGGAGATCGAGCAGCAGGTGGCGGCCCGACTGGAACGCCAGGAGATCCTGCGCCGCGAGCGCCCACCTCAGGTCTTCGCGGTGATCGACGAGGCGGCGCTACGCCGCACCAACGCCATCATGGCCGAGCAACTGGCGCATCTGCTGCGGATGACCGAGCTACCGCACGTCCACATCCACATCATCCCGGCCCGCACCGGCCTGCACGTCGGCCTGGACGGGCCACTGCTGCTCGCCATGCTGCCCGACGGCACCTGGATCGGGCACCTGGACAGCCAGCTCGGCGGCGAGGCGGCTGACACCGACGAGAAGGTGCTTAAGCTTCTCGGCAAATGGGAGGGTGTGCGGACGGTCGCCCTTCCCGAAGACCTCTCCATCGACCTCATCAAGGAAGTTGAGAGCCAGCATGGACCTCAGTGA
- a CDS encoding LysR family transcriptional regulator produces MTGRELLEADALRSFAVFAEHRNFTTAAAALHISQPALHVKIRKLATALDVELYEREGRRLSLTAAGERLAAYALDCRRRADEFLRELHHDSTPTLTIAAGRGALRWVIGEAIRQVGRQGRRVNVITADRDAALAALRAGRADLAVIAHDPPTRQVEATQIAAYRQVLVVDERHPLAERRAVRLRDLDGLDLVVPPADRPHRRALTRALLDAGVRWQVAAEVDGWDLLVHLAGLGVGATVVNGCVELPDGLRAVPIHGLPQIRYWATWRLPRAELVGDFLGQFPPVAERAPR; encoded by the coding sequence ATGACTGGGCGGGAGTTGCTGGAGGCCGACGCCCTCCGGTCGTTCGCGGTCTTCGCCGAGCACCGCAACTTCACGACCGCCGCGGCGGCGCTGCACATCAGCCAACCCGCCCTGCATGTGAAGATCCGCAAGCTGGCCACGGCCCTCGACGTGGAGCTGTACGAACGCGAGGGTCGGCGGCTCAGCCTGACCGCCGCCGGGGAGCGCCTGGCCGCGTACGCCCTGGATTGTCGGCGGCGGGCCGACGAGTTCCTGCGGGAACTGCACCACGATTCGACCCCCACCCTGACCATCGCGGCAGGTCGGGGCGCGCTGCGTTGGGTGATCGGCGAGGCGATCCGGCAGGTGGGCCGGCAGGGACGTCGGGTCAATGTGATCACCGCCGACCGGGATGCCGCGCTGGCGGCCCTGCGCGCAGGGCGGGCCGATCTGGCGGTCATCGCCCACGATCCGCCTACCCGGCAGGTCGAGGCTACCCAGATCGCCGCGTACCGGCAGGTGCTCGTGGTCGACGAGCGACACCCCCTGGCGGAGCGTCGGGCGGTCCGGCTGCGCGACCTGGACGGTCTGGACCTGGTGGTACCCCCGGCCGACCGACCGCACCGGCGGGCGCTGACCCGGGCCCTGCTCGACGCGGGCGTACGGTGGCAGGTCGCCGCCGAGGTGGACGGCTGGGACCTGCTGGTGCACCTGGCCGGGTTGGGGGTCGGCGCCACCGTGGTCAACGGGTGTGTCGAACTGCCCGACGGGCTGCGTGCCGTGCCGATCCACGGCCTGCCGCAGATCCGTTACTGGGCCACCTGGCGGCTTCCCCGTGCAGAGCTGGTGGGCGACTTTTTGGGCCAGTTCCCGCCGGTGGCCGAGCGGGCACCCCGGTGA
- a CDS encoding RNA 2'-phosphotransferase, which yields MTGRLTSTSRFLAYVLRHRPEAVGITLDEAGWVAVQELLAALARHGRPVTVELLDHLVTGTDKQRFEIRAGRIRAAQGHSVAVDLQLAPQVPPQVLYHGTVARFLPRIRVEGLAPGERTHVHLSADAETAARVGARRGEPVVLRVDAAGMHRVGLVFYRAANGVWLTAQVPPDFLA from the coding sequence GTGACCGGGCGGCTCACCTCGACGAGCAGGTTCCTGGCGTACGTGCTGCGGCATCGCCCGGAGGCGGTCGGGATCACCCTGGACGAGGCCGGCTGGGTGGCGGTGCAGGAGCTGCTGGCCGCGTTGGCCCGGCACGGTCGACCGGTCACCGTGGAGTTGCTGGACCACCTGGTCACCGGTACCGACAAGCAACGTTTCGAGATCCGCGCGGGTCGGATCCGGGCCGCCCAGGGCCACAGCGTCGCGGTGGACCTGCAACTGGCACCGCAGGTGCCGCCGCAGGTGCTCTATCACGGTACGGTGGCCCGTTTCCTGCCCCGCATCCGTGTCGAGGGACTGGCGCCGGGTGAGCGTACCCATGTGCATCTGTCTGCGGACGCGGAGACCGCGGCCCGGGTCGGTGCCCGCCGGGGCGAACCGGTCGTGCTGCGGGTCGACGCCGCCGGTATGCACCGTGTCGGCCTGGTCTTCTACCGGGCCGCCAACGGGGTCTGGCTGACCGCCCAGGTGCCGCCGGATTTCCTGGCCTGA